DNA sequence from the Candidatus Goldiibacteriota bacterium genome:
GAGTTTACGATTAAGATGCAGCAAGAAACTGAAAAACAAGCACTTGGACTCCAGTTATGAGTGGTCCAGAAAAAGGGGTATGGTCAGATGGTTATGAAAATAGAGGTGGTTGGTAAGACAGGAACTTCTATATCGGTCATCCGAGCCTCTATCAGGGCGGCAGTTATTACTTTGCCTTTCTTTTTAAACAATATGAGTCTCCCTTATGACTTAGCTATGAATCCGGTTTTTATGACTCTGATTTCTATCGTGATATTCGGAGGTATGTTTACCGTTTTATATTTTTTTACCGTAAACAGGGCAACTAAGCAGTCTATACATGACGTGATTACGGAGACTTATGTCGTAAACAGTCAGTCCGCGGTTAAGACTGTGGAAGGGAAAATACAGCTATATAAATATGCCATTCTTGGAGTTTTGCTTATTGCTATATTCCATTTTGGACTTAATGCCCTTAACAGGCTTTCGCAGAAGGTGGAAATGACGGAGATGACAAAACTAATGCAGATTATCGCGGCTAAATCAGACCTTTACGTTACCGGCGTCCAGGAAAACACTACGACCGTGACAGGTGTATTAAATTCGGATAGCAGTAAGGTTAATTCGTTAATTGTGTCAGGGATGCCTAAAGAACCTAAGGACAATTACAATGAAAGTGCGGTGAAGATAGTAAAGATTGTCAGGGATAATTATAATCTTAACGGTATTGATAAGATAACTATAAAATTTAATGTGGGTTATGACATTGGGATATCGTCTAGCTGGAAGACGGTAAATATCAGTGAAGATGTAAAAAAATAATTTGTAGGGTATGGACAAATCATTTTTTATTCCGGAAATGATAATTGGGTTGCGAGTTGGATTTTGCTTGTGTATTCATTTTTGTAAACATATTTATAAAAACGGAGAGGGTATGTCGGTTAAATATAAGGCAATTGTAATATTTTTAATTTTAATTTTTCTCTCTATATATTTATTTATGCCTGTCATTTGGAATGACAAAGAAATTGATAAGCGATTTTATGATAGGTTGTTTGAGTTGCACGGAGAAGATATGGAGTCGGAGTATGGTATGTTAAGGGATTATAAATATAAAGTTCGCGCAACGGACGAGATGTCTATGTTGTTTGAAAGGAAGGGAAATAACATGGTTTTAATGTATAGAAAGAAATTCGATGAGAATATTCCGTGGTTTAAAGAGAAAAAATTTTTCAGGATTGCTTCTGAAATGAACTATCTGGTAATGGCATATGATCTGGAGCGTTTATACATTGGTAAACAAAAAATAATCATTGAAAAAAGGAAAGGGAATAAACCTATTTGTTTGTACACTGCTGATAGCTTTGAAAAACCAAAAAACGGATCAGATAGTAAATATACAGTATTAAATAATGATTGGGTGCAAATTGAAAAATACTAAAGAAATTATGCGTGATTTTTTTAATTTAGAGAGGAATTTTGAAGCTTTGCTGGATTTTGTATTTTTTTCTTTGTGCTTGTCTGCGCAGATTTTTCTGATAACACAGACATTTGCAAAGTATAATATATTTGTTCTTGTTTTTAGTATGTGTATTTTGTCGTTGTTCGTTTTGCTAAGTTTATTTCTTGTAATAAGGCGTCTGAAGGTTTTGATGGCTGTTAATTTGATTCTAGTGGGTTTGATTGTTTTAATAAATTCCTTAATGGTAATAACGGATTTCAGGCTTTTGTTGGATATTAATGTGATAACATATATATATTCCGAGTATTTTATTTCGCTTATTTCATATGTGTTTTTAATTATTTATGGCATTGATTTATACCTGAAAGTTAAAAAATGACAATTAAGTAGTTGAGAACATACTATTGCCTTTAAATCAATGCGAGGAGTGTCATGAGAGACGATGGTGGAAAATTTGACTGGCAGGTTGCCGGCAAAGCAGTATTAGCATTCATATATTTGGGTTATGTTTTTTTGTTAAGTTATTTAAATGCTTTAAATTCTTGTGTCGGTTCGGGTGGGACAGGATTTTCTGAGGGTCTTTTATTGCTTGGAACTTTATTCTTAACTGTGCCTCTTGTGCTTACGGCGATAACAATTCTGTTTGTTAATAAAATTAGAATTTATCTCTCAGAGAAAACTATAAATCCGAAGAAAAGTGAGTCAATGTATATTTTTGAAATAAATTTTAGAGTGCTGGCTGCTGTGATAATAGTGCTTTTATCGCTGTTTTTAATTTATGATGAATCGAATTCTTTAACGGGAATTATTAGCCAAGTGATATTTTTACTAATGAGCCTTTCGGTAGTTATATTATACTCTTTCCTGATCTTTAAAAAGAATAAGTCAATTAGGACTTTGGGGAGTTTAATGTATACTTGGTGCATTGGGAATGTGTTTTATATGGTTTTGACATTTTTATTTTCACTCAATTGTTAGCGTTTAGATATATCTAACTGATGCCTCATTTCCATGGGTTAAAAGATGCGCTGATATTTACTATCAATTATATGGTAAAATTTATTACATGCCAAACAACCAGGATTTGATACAGAAAATAGAGGATATATCATTTAATGCCATGCCTGCTTTAAAACAGGTGATGTATGACGGCTGGCTTCTGCGGTTTGCGGGCGGTTATACAAGACGCGCCAATTCTGTTAATCCGCTGTACCATTCAAATATAGAAACCTTAAGTAAAATCAAATACTGCGAACAGGCTTATCAAAGGGAAAATCTGCCGCTGATTTTTAAAATGACAGAAATAGCGCGGCCGGGTGAACTTGATTCTGTGCTTGAAGGGCAGGGTTATAAAAAATCCGATTCTGTTTCCGTACAGACCGCCGCTATAGCCGGAATAAAACCCGATATTGAAGCTGAAGAAATGGTTGTGCCCGATGATAAGTGGACGCAAGAGTATCTGAAAATGGCAGGGTATGATATTAAGTTTATGAAAACTGTTCAAACGCTTGCTGCTTCAACCATATCAGAAAAAGCATTCATGCGCATCACCGTAAAAGATGAAACTGTGGCTGTTGGTTATGCCGCGGTGGAAGACGGGTTTACCGGAATTTATGACCTGGCTGTCACGCAAAAGTACAGGCAGAAGGGGTATGGAAGGCAGATGATGTTTAACCTGCTTGAATTCGGCAGAAAAAACGGCGCGCAAAAAGCTTACCTGCAGGTGATTGAAACAAATAAACCGGCGTTAGCCCTTTATTCTTCGCTGGGATTTAAAGAAGCATATAAATACTGGTACAGAACCAAATAAGCCGCAGTTTATATAATTCAATTACCAAAGGAGAATTATGTTCCTTCCCGTAACAAAAGAAGAGATGCAGAAACTTGGCTGGAAGCAGTGCGATATTATACTTGTGACAGGCGACGCGTACATTGACAGCGCGTATATGGGTGTGGCTGTAATAGGCAATTATCTTGCGGCGCACGGCTATAAAGTGGGTGTTATTGCCCAGCCCGATTATCAGAGTGACGCGGATATAACCGCGCTTGGTGAGCCTGCCATATACTGGGGCGTCACAGGCGGAAGCGTGGATTCCATGGTGTCCAACTTTACCGCGTCATTAAAAAGAAGAAAGATGGACGACTTTACGCCGGGCGGGGTGAACAATAAAAGGCCTGATAATGCGTCTATTGTATACTGCAACCTTATCAGAAAATATTTTAAACAGACCAAGCCTATTGTGCTGGGCGGCATAGAGGCAAGCTTAAGGCGCATAGCGCATTATGACTATGTAAAAGATAACATCAAGCGCTCCATCCTTTTTGATGCCAAGGTGGATTATATTGTTTACGGCATGGGTGAAAAGACCTCTTTAAAACTGGCAGAAGCAATAAAAAACGGGGAAAATCCCGCAGAGCTGCGCGGGTTATGTTATATATCATCGGCAGTACCTGACGGCTATATTATAATTCCGTCATTTGAAGAATCAAAAGCGGACAAGGAAAAATTTCTTGAAATGTTTATGTCTTTTTATAAGAACGGACAGCTTGCAAATCCTAAAGGGCTTGTTCAAAAGCAGGACACAAGGTACCTGATACAGAACCCTCCGCAGGTTTATGACACATACGATATGGATGAAATTTACGGCCTTAATTATGAAAGGGACGCGCATCCGATATATAAAAATAAGGGTGTCATACGCGCCCTTGAAACTATCAGATTTTCCATTACCACCCACAGGGGATGTTTTGGAAACTGCAGTTTCTGTGCCATTTCATTACTTCAGGGGACTAAGATAATAGACAGAAGCGAAGAGTCCATTCTTAACGAGGCGCGTGAAATTGCGGCGCTGCCCGATTTTAAGGGGTACATTACCGACCTTGGCGGGCCCACTGCAAATATGTACGGCATGAATGAAAACGGGGAATTTAAAATTTCCCATAAAAGGCAGACAGCGCTGTTAAGAAAAATAAGGGAAATAAAAGGTATTAAAAAAGTTTTTGTGGCGTCCGGAATACGTTATGATTTGATATTTAGGGACAGGGAATTCGGCATGGAATACCTTGAAGAGGTAACCGCGCACCATGTTTCCGGCCAGCTAAAAGTGGCGCCGGAACATTCGGACGAAAGAATACTTAAACTTATGAATAAGCCGGGCAGCCGCGACCTTATAAAATTCAAGGCTGAATTTGAAAAAGCAGGCAGTAAGAACGGCCTTAATCAGCATTTAACATATTACTTCATAGCGGCGTATCCGGGGTGCGGCGAGACGGAAATGAAAAGGGTGGCGTCTTTTGTAAAGGATGTCCTGGGGACAAAGGCGGAACAGGTTCAGATATTTACCCCCACGCCTTCCACAATGGCCACTGCAAT
Encoded proteins:
- a CDS encoding RDD family protein is translated as MVMKIEVVGKTGTSISVIRASIRAAVITLPFFLNNMSLPYDLAMNPVFMTLISIVIFGGMFTVLYFFTVNRATKQSIHDVITETYVVNSQSAVKTVEGKIQLYKYAILGVLLIAIFHFGLNALNRLSQKVEMTEMTKLMQIIAAKSDLYVTGVQENTTTVTGVLNSDSSKVNSLIVSGMPKEPKDNYNESAVKIVKIVRDNYNLNGIDKITIKFNVGYDIGISSSWKTVNISEDVKK
- a CDS encoding GNAT family N-acetyltransferase, coding for MPNNQDLIQKIEDISFNAMPALKQVMYDGWLLRFAGGYTRRANSVNPLYHSNIETLSKIKYCEQAYQRENLPLIFKMTEIARPGELDSVLEGQGYKKSDSVSVQTAAIAGIKPDIEAEEMVVPDDKWTQEYLKMAGYDIKFMKTVQTLAASTISEKAFMRITVKDETVAVGYAAVEDGFTGIYDLAVTQKYRQKGYGRQMMFNLLEFGRKNGAQKAYLQVIETNKPALALYSSLGFKEAYKYWYRTK
- a CDS encoding YgiQ family radical SAM protein, with translation MFLPVTKEEMQKLGWKQCDIILVTGDAYIDSAYMGVAVIGNYLAAHGYKVGVIAQPDYQSDADITALGEPAIYWGVTGGSVDSMVSNFTASLKRRKMDDFTPGGVNNKRPDNASIVYCNLIRKYFKQTKPIVLGGIEASLRRIAHYDYVKDNIKRSILFDAKVDYIVYGMGEKTSLKLAEAIKNGENPAELRGLCYISSAVPDGYIIIPSFEESKADKEKFLEMFMSFYKNGQLANPKGLVQKQDTRYLIQNPPQVYDTYDMDEIYGLNYERDAHPIYKNKGVIRALETIRFSITTHRGCFGNCSFCAISLLQGTKIIDRSEESILNEAREIAALPDFKGYITDLGGPTANMYGMNENGEFKISHKRQTALLRKIREIKGIKKVFVASGIRYDLIFRDREFGMEYLEEVTAHHVSGQLKVAPEHSDERILKLMNKPGSRDLIKFKAEFEKAGSKNGLNQHLTYYFIAAYPGCGETEMKRVASFVKDVLGTKAEQVQIFTPTPSTMATAMYYTEKNPETGEKLFVEKNIGAKEWQKRLLTGG